A part of Pradoshia eiseniae genomic DNA contains:
- a CDS encoding sugar phosphate nucleotidyltransferase, with product MKGVILAGGTGSRLYPLTKVTNKHLLPIGKYPMIYHSVYKLKEAGIEDILIVTGREHMGDVVDLLGSGYEFGVNFTYKVQDRPGGIAEALGLARDFTGLEKMVVILGDNVFTGTIEPYVSSFIEQTIGAKILIKEVNDPNRFGVPAIYDGRIIAIEEKPEVPKSQFAVTGIYMYDSSVYNLIDQIEPSARGELEITDVNNHYLKKGLLTYDVLSGNWTDAGTHSSYAHANKVAQNIDFSNLFEREAILMK from the coding sequence ATGAAAGGTGTAATTCTTGCGGGAGGAACAGGTTCCCGTCTGTACCCATTAACAAAGGTGACAAATAAGCATCTTCTGCCAATAGGAAAGTATCCGATGATTTATCATTCGGTCTACAAGCTAAAGGAGGCTGGGATTGAAGATATCCTGATTGTCACAGGAAGAGAGCATATGGGAGATGTCGTTGACCTCTTAGGGAGCGGATATGAGTTCGGTGTTAATTTCACCTATAAAGTTCAAGATCGTCCGGGCGGAATAGCAGAAGCTCTGGGACTTGCAAGAGATTTTACTGGATTGGAGAAAATGGTCGTTATTCTTGGAGACAATGTATTCACCGGTACGATTGAGCCTTATGTCAGTAGCTTCATTGAACAAACGATTGGAGCAAAGATCTTGATAAAGGAGGTAAATGATCCGAATCGGTTCGGTGTCCCTGCAATATACGATGGACGCATTATAGCGATTGAAGAAAAGCCTGAGGTCCCAAAATCCCAATTTGCTGTAACCGGCATCTATATGTACGATTCTTCCGTGTATAACCTCATTGATCAAATTGAACCCTCCGCCCGCGGTGAACTGGAAATAACGGATGTCAATAATCATTATTTAAAGAAAGGCTTGCTGACATATGATGTGCTAAGCGGCAATTGGACTGATGCTGGTACACATTCTTCTTATGCACATGCAAATAAGGTCGCCCAAAATATTGACTTCAGCAATCTATTCGAGAGAGAAGCGATATTGATGAAATGA
- a CDS encoding DUF3941 domain-containing protein encodes MAYHTSDNDKKARDNQAKHEIKNIQEEQNRKAGKKSFSKKTDHL; translated from the coding sequence ATGGCATATCATACATCTGATAATGATAAGAAAGCACGCGATAACCAAGCAAAGCATGAAATCAAAAATATTCAAGAAGAACAAAACCGGAAAGCCGGAAAAAAATCATTCTCTAAAAAAACAGATCATTTGTAA
- a CDS encoding CpsD/CapB family tyrosine-protein kinase: protein MTHKENKELIMSKERAKYSELYKQSVISEQFRLLRSGITYSRRGEDYQTIMITSPGHGDGKTTTATNLGIVLAQHDKKVIVIDADLRKGKLHKLFDISYSRGLTDILARKAFVDEAICLSTIPNLHIIPCGTIMKTSYELLTADRMEEILLVLSREYDIILFDTSPILYTAETQIIANMCEASLLVLMNGKTLKEEASKATTILQNSKAQLLGASLNGSMVRSKMYEFQQ, encoded by the coding sequence TTGACTCATAAGGAAAATAAGGAATTAATCATGAGTAAAGAGCGCGCTAAATATTCAGAATTATATAAACAGTCTGTTATAAGCGAACAATTTAGGCTGCTCCGCTCTGGAATTACCTATTCCCGAAGAGGGGAGGACTATCAAACTATCATGATAACTTCTCCGGGTCATGGAGACGGGAAAACCACGACAGCCACAAATTTAGGCATCGTATTGGCCCAGCATGATAAAAAGGTAATCGTTATTGATGCGGACCTGCGAAAAGGCAAGCTTCATAAATTATTCGATATCAGTTATTCTCGGGGGCTGACAGATATCTTGGCGCGTAAAGCTTTTGTGGATGAAGCTATTTGTTTATCTACCATCCCTAATCTCCATATCATTCCATGTGGCACCATTATGAAAACCTCATATGAATTGCTAACAGCAGACCGAATGGAAGAAATTCTTTTAGTTTTGAGCAGGGAGTATGACATCATTCTATTTGATACTTCTCCAATCCTATACACAGCAGAAACCCAGATTATCGCAAATATGTGTGAAGCCTCTTTGCTGGTACTGATGAATGGAAAGACATTGAAGGAGGAGGCATCTAAAGCAACTACCATCCTGCAGAATTCAAAAGCTCAATTGCTAGGAGCTTCTTTAAACGGGAGTATGGTTCGTTCAAAAATGTATGAATTCCAGCAATAG
- a CDS encoding sugar phosphate nucleotidyltransferase, which translates to MEVILLSGGSGQRLWPLSNDSRSKQFLKVLEGQSGCAESMAQRVWRQLGEVGLQEQTVIATSEKQVDILKNQLGRQALIVVEPERRDTFPAIALTAVYLFSVKRINPDEVVAVLPIDSYVENDFYESVKKLESVLKQSGASIALMGVRPNNPSARFGYIIPKNKKKNHIQVSHFVEKPSEEYAQGLIDEGALWNCGVFAFHLGFILSILEKMGFPLNYADLLSLYGKLPKISFDFEVVERTNDIVALPYEGMWRDLGVWSALTEQMPEQVKGSDILSPDSMNTHIINELDIPVAVLGISNAVVVSGPDGILVSDKEISSDLKKFIFQFNKRPMYEERSWGWYKILDHTVYPKDGEVITRRMAIRADRCLSYQKHEQRNETWTILTGEGSVILNDQVFDVAAGSIIEIPAGTKHALKASTDMELIEVQQGSVLSEDDVCHISMKWEELLPFGSSAVL; encoded by the coding sequence ATGGAAGTCATTCTGCTATCCGGGGGATCTGGTCAGAGGTTATGGCCTTTATCCAATGATTCACGGTCAAAACAATTCTTGAAAGTGCTAGAAGGTCAAAGCGGGTGTGCAGAATCGATGGCTCAGCGGGTTTGGCGGCAGCTCGGAGAAGTAGGGCTGCAAGAACAAACTGTCATTGCGACAAGTGAGAAGCAAGTTGACATTCTTAAGAATCAGCTTGGTCGGCAAGCCCTGATTGTAGTTGAGCCGGAACGACGTGATACATTCCCTGCTATCGCCTTGACAGCTGTTTATCTATTCTCTGTAAAGCGAATTAATCCAGATGAAGTTGTGGCTGTCCTGCCAATTGATTCGTATGTTGAAAATGATTTCTATGAATCAGTAAAAAAATTGGAGAGTGTACTTAAACAGAGTGGTGCAAGTATAGCATTGATGGGAGTTAGGCCTAATAATCCCTCAGCGCGTTTTGGCTATATAATCCCAAAGAATAAGAAAAAAAACCATATCCAAGTGAGTCACTTCGTTGAGAAACCATCTGAGGAATATGCTCAAGGATTAATAGATGAAGGGGCATTGTGGAATTGCGGTGTATTTGCCTTCCATCTTGGTTTTATTTTATCCATTTTAGAGAAGATGGGATTTCCGCTAAATTATGCAGATCTTCTTTCACTTTATGGAAAATTGCCCAAAATCAGCTTTGACTTTGAAGTGGTGGAAAGGACAAATGATATCGTGGCTCTCCCATATGAGGGCATGTGGAGGGATTTGGGGGTTTGGAGTGCACTGACCGAGCAGATGCCAGAACAAGTTAAAGGGTCAGACATATTATCTCCAGATTCCATGAATACGCATATCATTAATGAACTGGACATCCCAGTGGCTGTGCTTGGGATATCAAATGCAGTAGTTGTATCTGGACCAGATGGCATTTTAGTATCTGATAAAGAAATAAGTTCTGATTTAAAGAAATTTATCTTCCAATTCAATAAAAGACCGATGTATGAAGAAAGAAGTTGGGGGTGGTATAAAATCCTTGACCATACGGTGTATCCAAAAGATGGAGAAGTCATTACGAGACGAATGGCTATCCGAGCTGACAGGTGCTTGAGTTATCAGAAGCATGAACAGAGAAATGAAACATGGACTATTCTCACCGGTGAAGGCTCCGTCATCTTGAACGATCAAGTGTTTGATGTAGCGGCAGGCAGCATTATTGAAATACCCGCTGGAACAAAACATGCCTTAAAGGCCAGTACGGACATGGAATTAATTGAGGTTCAACAAGGGTCTGTTCTAAGTGAAGATGATGTTTGTCATATCAGTATGAAATGGGAAGAGCTTCTCCCCTTTGGTAGCTCAGCAGTACTTTAG
- the galU gene encoding UTP--glucose-1-phosphate uridylyltransferase GalU, with the protein MKIKKAIIPAAGLGTRLLPATKALPKEMLPIIDKPMIQYIVEEAIESGIEDILIVTGKGKRAIEDHFDHSHELEQRLFQTEKYELLKKVQHSSKVDIHYIRQKEPKGLGHAIWCARKFIGSEPFAVLLGDDIVQAEIPCMKQLIDKFEETGSAVIGIKEVPREQTHLYGIIDGPLLDNGLVHIQRMVEKPMLNPPSNYAIMGRYILTPEIFSYLETQEAGAGGEIQLTDAMEKMAANQLVYGYEFSGNRYDVGEKLGYILTTIKLAMQDKELREKVIEEIELFMPKVKTTI; encoded by the coding sequence ATGAAAATTAAGAAGGCCATTATTCCGGCTGCCGGTCTAGGTACACGGTTATTGCCGGCGACTAAGGCATTGCCGAAGGAAATGCTTCCAATAATTGATAAACCAATGATTCAATACATTGTTGAAGAAGCGATTGAATCAGGCATAGAGGACATATTGATTGTCACAGGAAAGGGAAAAAGAGCCATTGAGGATCATTTCGATCATTCCCATGAACTCGAACAACGACTGTTCCAAACGGAGAAATATGAATTATTAAAGAAGGTGCAGCATAGCTCTAAGGTGGATATCCATTATATTCGTCAAAAAGAACCTAAAGGGCTTGGGCATGCAATCTGGTGTGCACGTAAATTTATTGGTTCGGAGCCTTTTGCGGTGCTTCTGGGAGATGATATCGTGCAAGCAGAGATACCTTGCATGAAACAATTAATAGATAAGTTTGAAGAAACAGGTTCCGCGGTGATTGGGATTAAGGAGGTTCCCCGAGAACAAACGCATTTATACGGAATCATTGATGGCCCACTACTAGACAACGGTTTGGTTCATATTCAGAGAATGGTAGAGAAGCCAATGCTTAATCCGCCATCCAATTATGCCATAATGGGGAGATATATTCTGACCCCTGAGATATTTTCCTATTTAGAGACCCAAGAAGCAGGAGCCGGTGGGGAAATTCAATTGACAGATGCCATGGAGAAAATGGCGGCTAACCAATTGGTGTATGGATATGAATTTAGCGGGAATCGTTATGATGTAGGAGAAAAACTCGGCTATATTCTTACGACAATTAAATTAGCCATGCAGGATAAAGAACTAAGAGAGAAAGTAATCGAAGAAATAGAACTGTTCATGCCGAAAGTGAAAACAACCATATAG
- a CDS encoding SDR family oxidoreductase, giving the protein MNEDIKLGKDGFPKQAQKEQPGHTEEMHPQPIEVDENYKGSGKLKGKTAIITGGDSGIGRSVSLYFAKEGADVAIVYLNEHEDANKTKDMVANEGVRCMLLAGDVGDSSFCREIVDQVKSEFGKIDILVNNAAEQHVQESLLDISDEQLEKTFRTNIFSMFYLTKAALPHLSKGSSIINTASITAYQGHPQLMDYSSTKGAIVSFTRALANNIADKGIRVNGVAPGPIWTPLIPATFPADKVKEFGKNAPLGRAGQPSELAPAYVYLASDDSSYVSGQVIHVNGGSVVNG; this is encoded by the coding sequence ATGAACGAAGATATCAAATTAGGAAAAGACGGTTTCCCTAAACAGGCCCAAAAGGAACAGCCTGGTCATACTGAGGAAATGCACCCTCAACCAATCGAAGTAGATGAAAATTATAAAGGCAGCGGCAAGCTGAAAGGGAAAACAGCTATCATCACTGGCGGCGACAGCGGCATCGGCCGTTCTGTTTCTCTTTACTTTGCCAAGGAAGGCGCAGATGTAGCCATCGTTTATTTGAATGAGCATGAAGATGCCAATAAAACGAAGGATATGGTGGCAAATGAAGGCGTTCGCTGCATGCTTCTTGCAGGAGATGTGGGTGACAGCTCCTTTTGCCGTGAAATTGTCGACCAAGTGAAATCTGAGTTCGGCAAGATTGACATCCTAGTCAATAATGCTGCTGAACAGCATGTACAAGAAAGCCTATTAGATATCAGTGATGAACAGCTGGAAAAGACATTCCGCACGAATATCTTCTCCATGTTCTATTTAACAAAAGCGGCTCTGCCTCATCTTTCTAAAGGCAGCTCCATTATTAATACGGCATCTATTACAGCCTATCAAGGTCATCCGCAGCTGATGGATTACTCTTCAACTAAAGGGGCCATTGTCTCCTTCACAAGGGCATTAGCTAATAATATTGCGGACAAGGGGATTCGCGTGAACGGCGTAGCACCAGGCCCTATCTGGACACCGCTCATACCAGCGACATTCCCAGCGGATAAAGTAAAAGAATTTGGCAAGAATGCACCGCTTGGCCGTGCTGGTCAGCCATCTGAGCTTGCGCCGGCTTATGTTTACTTGGCAAGCGATGATTCCTCTTATGTAAGCGGACAAGTCATCCATGTCAATGGCGGCTCCGTAGTAAACGGTTAA
- a CDS encoding oligosaccharide flippase family protein produces MLKESALLSINRFAKSFVQIMVTIIIARVLTIVEMGIYQQIFLIAVILGALLPFEMQTTFSYYYNKTDNERERSYTIANTFWVLFTLGITMLVVLLIVFNVPFLMKDNSLHQYALWIGLWSMATIIGSYLENLFVSIKKAKIYSIINLSYYFGYFVIIGLTLYTTKELLLTIELIAFFELMRVTILHLYFHISHGMSWKVNTPLLKEQLRYTGAVGAVTAIDVITQSSDKVIIWLFYSVELFAVYSIASKEIPFMSIITVAVITAMLPRLGKLYSIRSQKIEALRLWSESSRMLALVMFPIFWILLFYHQEFITLLYSSVYLSGSSIFLIYLLKFPLRFTVFYTPLLISGNQKLLLINTIITVISNIVLGLIFMALFGYLGVAAASVLSCFIGIYLQQKDVCKVFEIPQRELLPYKSILTTFLSSGLTAGAVYAVLSLLPGNQLFHFIAGGIVTMLICGILALARKEISYSFLLNKPLALRMRR; encoded by the coding sequence ATGTTAAAAGAATCTGCATTGTTATCAATTAACCGCTTCGCCAAATCATTTGTGCAGATCATGGTGACCATTATCATTGCGAGGGTGCTCACTATAGTTGAGATGGGAATCTATCAGCAAATATTTTTGATTGCGGTCATATTAGGTGCATTACTCCCGTTTGAGATGCAGACAACCTTCAGTTATTACTATAACAAAACGGACAATGAACGTGAGCGGTCATATACAATAGCAAATACCTTTTGGGTTTTATTCACACTAGGTATAACCATGCTGGTAGTCTTGCTTATCGTATTCAATGTCCCGTTCCTGATGAAGGATAACTCACTGCACCAATATGCCTTATGGATTGGGCTTTGGAGCATGGCGACTATCATTGGCAGCTATTTAGAAAATTTATTCGTGTCCATTAAGAAAGCTAAAATTTACAGCATCATCAATCTGTCCTATTACTTTGGCTATTTTGTAATCATTGGTTTGACTTTATATACAACCAAAGAATTGCTGCTAACCATTGAATTAATTGCCTTCTTTGAACTAATGCGCGTGACGATTTTACACCTATATTTCCATATAAGCCATGGTATGTCATGGAAGGTCAATACGCCGTTATTAAAGGAACAGCTTCGTTATACTGGGGCTGTTGGGGCGGTTACTGCCATAGATGTCATCACGCAATCGAGCGATAAGGTCATTATTTGGTTGTTCTATTCCGTTGAATTATTTGCCGTATACTCAATCGCATCAAAAGAGATTCCCTTCATGTCTATTATCACGGTTGCAGTCATCACGGCAATGCTGCCAAGGCTTGGAAAACTGTACAGCATTAGAAGCCAGAAGATTGAGGCATTGAGATTATGGTCGGAGTCAAGCCGGATGTTAGCACTTGTGATGTTTCCAATTTTTTGGATCTTGCTTTTCTATCATCAAGAATTCATTACCTTATTATACTCTTCTGTCTACTTAAGCGGATCATCGATTTTTCTTATTTATTTATTGAAGTTTCCGCTCCGCTTTACCGTCTTTTACACACCTTTATTAATATCTGGCAACCAGAAGCTTTTGCTAATTAACACCATCATCACGGTCATCAGTAATATTGTCCTTGGGTTAATCTTCATGGCTTTGTTCGGTTACCTAGGAGTGGCGGCAGCATCCGTACTATCATGCTTTATCGGCATATACCTCCAACAAAAAGATGTTTGCAAAGTGTTCGAGATTCCGCAAAGAGAATTACTTCCGTATAAGTCAATTCTTACGACCTTCTTATCATCAGGTTTGACGGCTGGCGCGGTCTATGCGGTTCTCTCTCTCCTCCCTGGCAATCAGCTGTTTCACTTCATAGCAGGTGGTATTGTCACCATGCTCATATGCGGGATTCTAGCTTTAGCCAGAAAGGAAATATCCTATTCTTTCTTATTAAATAAACCACTGGCATTGAGGATGAGGAGATAA
- a CDS encoding YajQ family cyclic di-GMP-binding protein yields MAKENSFDVVSKIDLSEVTNAVTQAMKEVKTRYDFKGSKSDVHLDNEELVLVSDDEYKLGQLKDVLLSKLIKRGVPIKNLDYGKIEGASGGTVRQRAKLVQGIDKENAKKINLIVKNSGTKVKSQIQEDQIRVTGKSKDDLQQVMAAIREADLTVEVQFINFR; encoded by the coding sequence ATGGCAAAAGAGAACTCATTTGATGTTGTTTCAAAAATTGATCTATCAGAGGTAACAAACGCGGTTACTCAAGCAATGAAGGAAGTAAAAACCCGCTATGATTTCAAAGGAAGCAAAAGTGATGTCCACCTCGATAACGAAGAGCTTGTCCTAGTTTCTGATGATGAATATAAGCTTGGCCAGCTTAAAGATGTGCTGCTCAGCAAATTAATCAAGCGCGGTGTACCAATCAAAAATCTCGATTACGGGAAAATTGAGGGCGCTTCAGGCGGAACCGTCCGCCAACGCGCAAAACTCGTTCAGGGAATCGACAAAGAAAATGCAAAAAAAATCAACTTAATTGTAAAGAATTCCGGTACTAAAGTGAAATCGCAAATTCAGGAAGACCAAATCCGTGTCACAGGCAAAAGTAAGGATGACCTTCAGCAAGTAATGGCAGCTATACGCGAGGCTGACTTAACGGTAGAAGTCCAATTCATCAATTTCAGATAA
- a CDS encoding YveK family protein — protein MDDTISFKEILNLMKRRLNLIILMTLTATLASGIISYLFLSPMYESSTQILVNHTTNSPQAKANDKNSKKSEDETNLIDPNQIRTNIELINTYTVLIKSPAIIEKVIDDLSLDASFLDINDRVTVNTTQNSQVVEIVVQDKDPKAAADIANRIAEVFKQEVGSLMSVNNINILAAASVQEPYGALSPDIIRNIMIGFALGLFCAIGTAFLFEYLDPTVRSERDIVYDIGIPIIGNIPEIKVSHKRIKKHQTESSGVRIGGRTLDS, from the coding sequence ATGGACGATACTATTAGTTTCAAAGAAATACTCAACTTGATGAAGAGGAGATTAAATCTAATAATCTTGATGACATTAACTGCTACCTTGGCAAGTGGCATAATTTCCTATCTTTTTTTATCTCCAATGTATGAATCTTCGACACAAATTCTCGTAAACCATACCACGAACTCACCCCAGGCTAAGGCGAATGATAAGAATAGCAAAAAGAGCGAGGATGAGACTAATTTAATCGATCCAAACCAGATTCGAACAAATATTGAGCTAATCAATACTTATACGGTTCTGATTAAAAGCCCTGCCATCATTGAGAAGGTCATTGATGACCTTAGTCTAGATGCGAGCTTTTTGGATATAAATGACCGAGTAACAGTCAACACGACTCAAAACTCACAAGTTGTAGAAATCGTTGTACAAGACAAGGATCCCAAAGCTGCAGCGGACATTGCGAATCGTATAGCAGAGGTATTTAAACAGGAAGTTGGCTCCTTAATGAGTGTAAATAATATCAATATTCTTGCAGCGGCAAGCGTTCAAGAGCCATACGGCGCTTTAAGCCCGGATATAATCAGGAATATCATGATTGGCTTTGCATTGGGATTGTTCTGTGCAATAGGAACAGCCTTTTTGTTTGAGTATCTTGACCCGACCGTTCGAAGTGAGAGGGACATTGTTTATGATATAGGGATTCCTATTATCGGCAATATTCCGGAAATTAAAGTAAGCCACAAGAGAATCAAAAAACATCAAACTGAAAGCAGTGGTGTAAGAATTGGAGGACGTACACTTGACTCATAA
- a CDS encoding DegV family protein: MNVQIIADSASDLPLQYFDDNNVILIPLKVHMDNEEYSDLVTIKPKAVYDAMRNGKAPKTSQASPQDFYEAFRQLAKDKKQGLYIAFSSELSGTYQTAIMMRDEVLAEFPEFELEIIDSKCASLGLGMAVMEVVHHAAKGKSLAELTEIAKYHCTHMEHLFTVADLEYLARGGRISKSSAFIGGLLNIKPLLNVEDGKLIPLEKFRGKKKLMRAVIDTMKKRGDRLDQQIIGISHGDDMEEAMEYKALFEETFHPKSIYITSVGATIGAHSGPGTVAIFFLNKLPE, translated from the coding sequence ATGAATGTTCAAATTATAGCAGATAGCGCAAGTGACTTGCCATTACAATACTTCGATGACAACAATGTTATCCTCATACCATTAAAAGTGCATATGGATAATGAAGAATATAGCGATTTAGTAACCATTAAGCCAAAGGCAGTTTATGATGCTATGCGAAATGGAAAAGCCCCAAAAACATCACAGGCTTCCCCTCAAGACTTCTATGAAGCTTTCAGGCAACTGGCTAAGGATAAAAAGCAAGGATTGTATATTGCTTTTTCTTCAGAGTTAAGCGGTACATATCAAACAGCCATCATGATGCGTGATGAAGTACTGGCTGAGTTTCCAGAGTTTGAGCTTGAAATCATTGATAGCAAATGTGCTTCCTTAGGCCTCGGCATGGCAGTCATGGAAGTTGTTCACCATGCAGCGAAGGGCAAAAGCTTAGCTGAACTAACCGAAATAGCCAAATATCACTGTACTCATATGGAACATTTATTTACAGTTGCTGATTTAGAATATTTGGCCCGCGGTGGACGTATTTCTAAATCATCCGCGTTTATCGGCGGTCTTTTAAATATTAAACCGCTACTCAACGTGGAAGACGGCAAGTTAATTCCGCTTGAGAAATTCCGCGGAAAGAAAAAACTCATGCGCGCTGTCATTGATACCATGAAAAAACGAGGCGATCGACTTGACCAGCAAATTATCGGCATCAGCCATGGTGACGACATGGAAGAAGCAATGGAATACAAAGCCCTCTTTGAAGAGACATTCCATCCTAAATCCATTTATATCACATCAGTCGGCGCAACTATCGGTGCTCATTCAGGACCTGGTACCGTTGCCATCTTTTTCTTAAATAAGCTGCCAGAATAA
- a CDS encoding WecB/TagA/CpsF family glycosyltransferase produces the protein MPKRQIGNVAMDNMNVEEGLAALERNLNSHKKTTVYFLNAHCYNIAQKDFEYRNIINQADFLLNDGIGIMLGARMFGVQLKENLNGTDFIPELLKLASEKRYTAYLLGAGNGVAGKAADKLRATIPGIRIVGSRSGYFSKKANEEIVREINQLAPDILIVGRGVPIQEKWIYDNKESLKATIILGVGAYIDFASGRIPRAPLFMRRLKMEWVYRLLLEPRRMWKRYLIGNILFFYYLMKNKI, from the coding sequence ATGCCAAAAAGGCAAATAGGCAATGTAGCTATGGACAATATGAATGTAGAAGAAGGATTGGCGGCACTTGAAAGAAATCTGAACAGCCACAAAAAAACGACTGTCTATTTCTTGAATGCTCATTGCTATAACATTGCGCAAAAGGATTTTGAATACCGGAATATTATTAATCAGGCAGACTTTTTGCTCAATGACGGTATTGGAATAATGCTTGGTGCAAGAATGTTTGGTGTCCAGCTCAAGGAAAATTTAAATGGAACAGATTTTATTCCAGAATTACTTAAATTAGCAAGCGAGAAGCGTTACACAGCTTATTTACTCGGGGCAGGGAACGGAGTTGCCGGCAAAGCAGCCGACAAATTGAGGGCAACCATCCCTGGCATACGGATTGTTGGATCAAGGAGTGGCTATTTTAGTAAAAAGGCTAACGAAGAGATTGTACGCGAAATAAATCAATTAGCCCCAGATATCTTGATTGTCGGCAGGGGAGTGCCGATTCAGGAAAAATGGATTTATGATAACAAGGAATCCCTAAAGGCCACGATTATCCTTGGTGTTGGGGCCTATATTGATTTTGCTTCAGGCAGAATACCACGAGCGCCTCTTTTTATGAGACGATTGAAAATGGAATGGGTATATCGGTTACTGCTTGAGCCTAGGCGAATGTGGAAGAGATACTTAATTGGCAACATCCTGTTCTTTTATTATTTGATGAAGAACAAAATTTGA
- a CDS encoding YitT family protein — protein sequence MVWSETKKIIAVVVGAVLNAIAMNFFLIPANVFASGFTGTAQIISAAFGMFTNIEISTGVLVLLLNIPIAILAWFKVGKSFTLYSFMAVVLMSFFLEVIPVLSFSDDILLNAVFGGVIGSAGVGITLRFGASTGGMDIVAMILSRINDKPIGIYFLILNGAIVAIAGLMYSEEQALYTLVSLYVSTRVIDAIHTRHIKVTAMIVTKHADELKEAIHSKLVRGITMIPAVGAFTGEDKYMLMIVISRYELYDLQSVIQQVDPAAFTNIVQSTGVIGSFRKD from the coding sequence TTGGTCTGGAGTGAAACAAAAAAAATTATTGCTGTCGTTGTGGGAGCTGTTTTAAATGCAATCGCCATGAACTTCTTCTTGATTCCGGCAAATGTTTTTGCGAGCGGGTTTACTGGAACGGCTCAAATCATTTCGGCTGCGTTTGGCATGTTCACCAATATTGAAATATCAACTGGGGTACTCGTTTTACTATTAAATATCCCAATTGCGATTTTAGCTTGGTTTAAGGTAGGGAAATCATTTACGCTTTATAGCTTTATGGCTGTTGTTTTAATGTCCTTCTTCCTGGAAGTCATTCCGGTGTTATCGTTTTCTGATGATATTTTGCTTAATGCCGTCTTTGGCGGTGTTATCGGTTCTGCAGGTGTTGGAATCACCTTGCGTTTCGGTGCCTCAACAGGCGGTATGGATATCGTTGCGATGATATTATCAAGAATTAATGATAAGCCAATCGGAATTTATTTCTTAATATTAAATGGCGCGATTGTTGCGATTGCCGGGCTCATGTATTCAGAAGAGCAGGCGCTATATACCCTTGTCTCACTCTACGTATCCACGAGAGTCATTGACGCCATCCATACAAGACATATTAAAGTAACCGCGATGATTGTCACGAAGCATGCGGATGAACTGAAGGAAGCTATCCATTCCAAGCTTGTCAGAGGAATTACGATGATTCCTGCCGTTGGGGCTTTTACAGGTGAGGATAAGTATATGCTAATGATCGTCATCAGCCGTTATGAGCTGTATGATTTGCAAAGTGTTATTCAGCAGGTAGACCCTGCAGCCTTCACTAATATCGTTCAATCAACAGGAGTCATCGGGTCGTTTAGGAAAGACTGA
- a CDS encoding sugar transferase, producing the protein MDSPKAGTTHEAYVGTIELYDKKYYLILKRYMDILLSIIGLLLLVPLFVIVAVLIKLDDPESPVFFKQMRVGKDGKMFNMYKFRSMVSNAEGLLEFLIDQNETSGALFKMKDDPRITKIGRFIRKTSIDELPQLWNVLKGEMSLVGPRPPLPREVESYTDYHKQRLSVVPGCTGLWQVSVRSSVGFEEMVELDLHYIQNRHFFYDIKLICKTIIIIFYPNNAY; encoded by the coding sequence TTGGATTCTCCAAAGGCAGGAACTACCCATGAAGCTTACGTTGGAACAATAGAGTTATACGATAAAAAATATTATCTAATTTTAAAGAGGTATATGGATATCTTACTTTCGATTATTGGTCTTCTTTTGTTAGTCCCTTTGTTTGTTATTGTGGCGGTACTGATTAAGTTGGATGACCCGGAATCACCGGTATTTTTTAAGCAAATGCGTGTAGGAAAAGATGGGAAAATGTTTAATATGTATAAATTCCGTTCTATGGTCAGTAATGCTGAAGGTTTACTGGAATTCTTGATCGATCAAAATGAAACAAGCGGTGCGTTATTTAAGATGAAAGATGACCCGAGAATTACGAAGATTGGTCGTTTCATTCGCAAGACGAGCATCGATGAATTGCCCCAATTATGGAATGTCTTAAAGGGTGAAATGAGCTTGGTCGGACCAAGACCTCCATTACCTAGAGAGGTTGAATCCTATACAGATTATCATAAACAGCGACTTTCTGTGGTACCGGGATGCACGGGTCTATGGCAGGTTTCAGTAAGGAGCAGCGTCGGCTTTGAAGAAATGGTGGAGCTCGATTTGCACTATATCCAAAACAGGCATTTCTTTTATGACATTAAGCTCATTTGCAAGACGATTATCATTATCTTCTATCCAAATAATGCTTATTAG